From the genome of Geoglobus ahangari, one region includes:
- the coaBC gene encoding bifunctional phosphopantothenoylcysteine decarboxylase/phosphopantothenate--cysteine ligase CoaBC, with translation MHLTRIRGSRSLKLSGKKIVLGVTGSIAAIEAVKLARELVRRGAEVHAVMSEAAQKIIHPYALEFATDNRVVTEITGMIEHVEFLGVDGSADLLLIAPATANTIAKIAAGIDDTPVTTMATTALGSGKSIIIAPAMHESMINNPAVVKAIEKLKRAGVEFVEPRYEEGKAKFPEIEKICLQVERRLYERDLEGRKVVVTAGPTMEFLDPIRYITNRSSGKMGYEIALEFWRRGARVTLITSKPPAFDLPDFEVVRVISVKDMLDASLNAVRDADVFVSSAAAADFTMDMKNSKIKTAEKLTLELVAAPKVLREVRKVFDGKVIAFKAETGVSDEELERIAREKMQTDRAEMIVANDVLNIGMGTEDTRVLIITSQRKLWIEGGKQEVAERIVDYFVRDCL, from the coding sequence ATGCACCTCACAAGGATAAGGGGCAGCAGGAGCCTGAAGCTCAGCGGAAAGAAGATTGTTCTCGGAGTTACTGGCAGCATAGCGGCAATCGAAGCCGTGAAGCTTGCGAGAGAGCTTGTGAGGAGAGGGGCTGAAGTGCACGCGGTTATGAGTGAGGCCGCGCAGAAGATAATCCACCCCTACGCCCTTGAGTTCGCCACGGACAACAGAGTGGTCACCGAGATCACGGGCATGATAGAGCACGTGGAGTTTCTCGGCGTTGATGGGAGCGCAGACCTCCTCCTGATCGCCCCGGCAACCGCAAACACCATAGCAAAGATTGCTGCAGGCATAGACGACACGCCCGTAACCACCATGGCCACCACAGCCCTCGGCTCCGGGAAGAGCATCATTATCGCTCCAGCGATGCACGAGAGCATGATAAACAACCCCGCAGTTGTTAAGGCCATTGAAAAGCTGAAGAGGGCGGGAGTGGAGTTCGTTGAGCCGAGGTACGAGGAGGGGAAGGCAAAGTTCCCGGAGATCGAGAAGATCTGCCTTCAGGTCGAGAGAAGGCTTTACGAAAGGGATCTTGAGGGCAGAAAGGTTGTGGTCACCGCAGGCCCAACGATGGAGTTCCTCGACCCGATCAGGTACATCACCAACAGGAGCAGCGGGAAGATGGGGTACGAGATAGCCCTCGAGTTCTGGAGAAGGGGTGCGAGGGTCACGCTCATCACGTCAAAACCACCTGCCTTCGATCTGCCGGATTTTGAGGTTGTGAGAGTCATTTCCGTTAAGGACATGCTTGATGCGAGCCTTAATGCTGTGAGAGATGCCGACGTTTTCGTCTCCTCTGCAGCCGCGGCGGACTTCACCATGGACATGAAGAACAGCAAGATAAAGACCGCCGAAAAGCTTACCCTCGAGCTTGTTGCGGCTCCAAAGGTTCTGAGAGAGGTGAGAAAGGTCTTCGACGGGAAGGTGATAGCCTTCAAGGCTGAGACTGGCGTTAGCGATGAGGAGCTCGAGAGGATTGCAAGGGAGAAGATGCAGACGGACAGGGCGGAGATGATAGTGGCAAACGACGTCCTGAACATTGGGATGGGGACAGAGGATACGAGGGTGCTCATCATCACATCCCAGCGAAAGCTCTGGATTGAGGGCGGGAAGCAGGAGGTGGCAGAGAGAATAGTGGACTACTTCGTCAGAGACTGCCTATGA
- a CDS encoding ACT domain-containing protein translates to MKEERIIKQLSVFAENKPGRLASVTEKLYENDINIRAFTIAEAGDFGIIRMVVDKTDLAYKILKEAGFTVSITDVLAVEVSDEPGSLYSIAKALGNAGINIEYVYAFTSGKHKALIILRVDNIDEAIRVLENEGVLFKGKIE, encoded by the coding sequence ATGAAAGAGGAGAGGATTATCAAGCAGCTTTCGGTTTTTGCCGAGAACAAGCCCGGAAGGCTTGCAAGCGTCACCGAAAAGCTTTACGAGAACGACATCAACATCCGCGCATTCACGATCGCCGAGGCCGGAGACTTCGGCATCATCAGGATGGTGGTCGACAAGACCGACCTCGCCTACAAGATCCTCAAGGAGGCTGGTTTTACAGTCTCCATTACAGACGTTCTCGCGGTCGAGGTCTCTGACGAGCCGGGCAGCCTGTACAGCATCGCTAAGGCTCTCGGAAACGCAGGGATAAACATAGAGTACGTCTACGCGTTCACGTCCGGGAAGCACAAAGCCCTGATAATCCTCAGGGTGGACAACATAGATGAGGCGATAAGGGTTCTCGAGAACGAGGGGGTTCTGTTCAAGGGCAAGATTGAGTAG
- a CDS encoding RAD55 family ATPase produces the protein MKISTGILLLDKRLGGGIPAGSMVCVYANPVSMPEVFLYQFASGGISYYFTTSRLPKFIKEDMESLGIEVEHVEFVDVFSRYYISESGGFIIEDQYRDRDIFDFIDSELSRIDMKNAVIIFDNLSFFMNLNVPMGLKEWLVNKIYITAKNLEGVAYCYLIKGSHTKQLENMVINISDVVFDIDSEKAGDRLVNRLGIPKMRKMKPIDETFRYYISDGVQIDTSKDIA, from the coding sequence GTGAAAATATCCACCGGCATCCTGCTCCTCGACAAGAGGCTTGGCGGGGGAATACCCGCAGGCTCAATGGTTTGCGTTTACGCTAACCCAGTCAGTATGCCGGAGGTTTTCCTCTATCAGTTCGCCTCGGGTGGAATATCCTATTACTTCACAACCTCGAGGCTTCCCAAGTTCATTAAGGAGGACATGGAGAGCCTTGGGATAGAAGTTGAGCATGTCGAGTTTGTTGACGTCTTCAGCCGGTACTACATCTCCGAGTCGGGAGGGTTCATAATAGAGGATCAGTACAGGGACAGAGACATATTCGACTTCATTGACTCGGAGCTCTCGAGGATAGACATGAAGAACGCCGTGATAATATTCGACAACCTCTCGTTCTTCATGAACCTGAACGTCCCCATGGGCCTGAAGGAGTGGCTGGTGAACAAGATATACATCACGGCAAAGAACCTTGAAGGCGTTGCGTACTGCTACCTGATCAAGGGCAGCCACACCAAACAGCTCGAGAACATGGTCATAAACATCTCCGACGTCGTTTTCGACATAGACTCGGAGAAGGCTGGAGACAGGCTCGTCAACAGGCTGGGGATTCCGAAGATGAGGAAGATGAAGCCGATAGACGAGACCTTCAGATACTACATAAGCGACGGTGTGCAGATAGACACGTCGAAGGACATAGCATAA
- a CDS encoding FAD-dependent oxidoreductase — MIPEENVRVVVIGGGAGGMSAASRIKRLKPEWSVDVFEKTSYVSHAPCGIPFYLSGVVKSVSELCAYDVNFFKEKRGINVHLNSEVVEVGEGYVEVIERGERKRYEWDRLVFATGAKGKRLNVKCMELEGVMCVNSIEKAPMIREIARKHENVVIIGSGYIGVEVADAISRFKRVTVIEQNSHPLPEYDEEISDVLLGEMRQKLDLRLSEKVLAVEGDGRVRKVITDKEEYRADLVILAIGVEPNVELARQLGVEIGETGAIRTDEHLRTSMENVYAVGDCAETINVVTGKRDWIPLAAPANKMGYVAGSNIAGMETVFPGAVKSQLTSFYDLEIGKAGLSEKEALELGYDAVSVTISSRSRAKYIPDGGMITLKMVADAESKQVLGVQAIGNGVAKRIYGSAALLYKRASVEDFFFADFPFYPPKSPVWDPLVIAARNMFRKLGIS, encoded by the coding sequence ATGATCCCCGAGGAGAACGTCAGAGTCGTTGTTATAGGCGGCGGAGCAGGCGGAATGTCTGCAGCCTCAAGAATTAAGAGGCTCAAGCCCGAGTGGAGCGTTGACGTTTTTGAGAAAACATCTTACGTGAGCCACGCTCCGTGCGGGATCCCCTTCTATCTCTCAGGGGTTGTCAAGTCCGTTTCCGAGCTTTGCGCTTATGATGTGAACTTCTTCAAGGAGAAGAGGGGGATAAACGTCCACCTCAACTCGGAGGTTGTTGAGGTCGGAGAGGGATACGTGGAGGTCATCGAGAGGGGAGAGAGGAAGAGGTACGAGTGGGACAGGCTCGTCTTCGCAACCGGAGCCAAGGGAAAGAGGCTCAACGTGAAATGCATGGAGCTCGAGGGCGTGATGTGCGTGAACAGTATAGAGAAGGCGCCGATGATAAGGGAGATAGCGAGGAAGCACGAGAACGTCGTGATAATAGGGAGCGGGTACATAGGTGTGGAGGTCGCTGACGCGATATCCAGATTCAAGAGGGTCACGGTGATAGAGCAGAACTCACATCCGCTGCCGGAGTACGACGAGGAGATCTCCGACGTTCTGCTGGGAGAGATGAGGCAGAAGCTCGACCTCAGGCTGAGCGAGAAGGTTCTGGCGGTTGAGGGAGATGGAAGGGTGAGGAAGGTCATCACCGACAAGGAAGAGTACAGGGCGGATCTGGTGATTCTGGCAATAGGTGTTGAGCCCAACGTGGAGCTGGCCAGACAGCTCGGAGTGGAGATCGGAGAGACGGGAGCGATCAGGACGGACGAGCACCTGCGAACGAGCATGGAGAACGTCTACGCGGTAGGAGACTGTGCTGAGACCATTAACGTCGTCACCGGGAAAAGGGACTGGATACCCCTTGCAGCCCCGGCGAACAAGATGGGTTACGTGGCTGGCTCAAACATAGCCGGGATGGAGACGGTATTTCCCGGAGCGGTTAAAAGCCAGCTAACCTCATTCTACGACCTCGAGATAGGTAAGGCGGGGCTGAGCGAAAAGGAGGCGCTCGAGCTGGGATACGACGCCGTGTCTGTGACAATTTCGTCAAGAAGCAGGGCGAAGTACATCCCGGACGGAGGGATGATAACCCTGAAGATGGTCGCTGATGCAGAGAGCAAGCAGGTTCTCGGGGTGCAGGCGATAGGCAACGGGGTGGCAAAGAGAATATACGGCTCTGCAGCACTGCTGTACAAGAGGGCGAGCGTTGAGGACTTCTTCTTCGCAGACTTCCCCTTCTACCCGCCCAAGTCTCCCGTGTGGGATCCGCTCGTGATTGCGGCGAGAAACATGTTCAGAAAGCTTGGAATCAGCTGA
- the tfe gene encoding transcription factor E, with protein MIERVTGELGVVIYSMGIEGEFTDEQLAEELGVEINDVRRVLFALYEIGLASYRRKKDEDTGWMEYYWRINYEKEREVLRKELEKTRDKLSAKLQMEDETVYYICMNGCVKVKYEEAMEYGFACPKCGGMLEYLDSREAVARIREELEKIEDMLRMIS; from the coding sequence TTGATCGAGAGAGTGACGGGTGAGCTTGGGGTTGTCATCTATTCGATGGGGATTGAAGGAGAGTTCACAGACGAGCAGCTTGCTGAGGAGCTTGGTGTCGAGATAAACGACGTGAGGCGCGTTCTTTTTGCCCTTTACGAAATCGGGCTTGCGAGCTACAGGAGGAAGAAGGACGAGGACACGGGCTGGATGGAGTACTACTGGCGAATAAACTATGAAAAGGAGAGAGAGGTGCTGAGGAAGGAGCTCGAGAAGACGAGGGACAAGCTGTCTGCAAAGCTCCAGATGGAGGACGAGACTGTCTACTACATCTGCATGAACGGCTGCGTAAAGGTGAAGTACGAGGAGGCCATGGAGTACGGCTTCGCATGCCCCAAGTGTGGCGGGATGCTCGAGTACCTCGACAGCAGAGAGGCGGTGGCGAGAATCAGAGAGGAGCTGGAGAAGATCGAGGACATGCTCAGGATGATCAGCTGA
- a CDS encoding pantoate kinase, which translates to MTFVSASITAIFSTKIDRDPKKAGSYGVGFTVDMGVEARASEKNGVFLNGERVSFPTVEHVLERLGGKGVDLRTRLPVSCGFGVSGASALATAVEISLQKGLNLPFFRLADIAHEAEVVNRTGLGDVVTQSFGGIVARVRPGSPSKSRVERFLSRAEVDFLVLGQMPTKEVLGDEVKRRSINQAGKKRLKEFLKKPSLENLFVQAKKFSLESGLADDEIVDVIEAVESRGGLASMVMLGRSVFALNGKGAFEEFGGDSFSARITGCSVRL; encoded by the coding sequence ATGACCTTCGTTTCGGCAAGCATAACCGCCATTTTCTCCACAAAGATCGACAGAGACCCCAAGAAAGCGGGCTCATACGGAGTGGGGTTCACCGTAGACATGGGTGTTGAGGCGAGGGCTTCTGAAAAAAATGGCGTGTTCCTGAACGGAGAGAGGGTGAGCTTTCCGACTGTCGAGCACGTGCTGGAGAGGCTTGGGGGAAAGGGGGTCGACCTAAGAACGCGCCTGCCAGTTTCCTGCGGTTTTGGAGTCAGCGGCGCGTCTGCTCTCGCCACGGCTGTGGAGATAAGCCTGCAGAAGGGGCTGAACCTCCCGTTCTTCAGGCTTGCCGATATAGCTCACGAGGCCGAGGTTGTTAACCGCACGGGGCTTGGAGACGTGGTGACCCAGAGCTTTGGCGGGATTGTGGCGAGGGTCAGACCGGGAAGCCCGTCAAAATCGAGGGTGGAGAGGTTTCTGAGCAGGGCTGAGGTGGACTTCCTCGTTCTCGGCCAGATGCCCACCAAGGAGGTTCTCGGAGACGAGGTCAAGAGGAGGAGCATAAATCAGGCGGGTAAAAAGCGCCTCAAGGAATTCCTCAAAAAGCCGAGCCTCGAAAACCTCTTCGTTCAGGCCAAGAAATTCTCACTCGAGTCGGGGCTTGCAGATGATGAGATAGTGGACGTAATTGAGGCCGTGGAGAGTAGAGGTGGGCTTGCGAGCATGGTGATGCTCGGCAGAAGCGTGTTTGCACTGAACGGAAAGGGGGCCTTCGAGGAGTTTGGTGGAGATTCCTTCAGCGCGAGAATCACAGGCTGCTCCGTCAGGCTCTGA